AGGAATAGAGCCTATTTTTGAGAATCGTTCAGAGATTGTTCTTAGTCTTTCGATATCTTTTTCTATTTCATGTACACCTTCTGATTCGGGATTATCCAGCTTCATGATTTCCATCCAGCCAATCATTGAAGACAAAGGCGTTCCGATCTGATGGGCTGTCTCTTTAGCCAGACCTGCCCAGAGGTAACCTTCATCTGTTTTTTTAATGGTTCTGAAAAACCAGAATGAGAAACCAAAATACAGAAGAATAAACAATCCCAAGATATAAGGGGAATACCGCAGATTGTTGAGCAGCTTCGAGTTATCATAATACACAAACTGATTATTCCCGTCCGGCACTTTGATCTCTATCGGATCATAGTTTTTCTCCATATTCCTTATAAGATCATTAAGCTCTTCGGGGTTTTTGATGGTGCTTTCAGGGATATTCCTGTAATACCCAAGATCAAGAATCGGATTTTTGTACTTATCCGTTACAATAAACGGAATGGTATTATTAATATTAAGGATATCCGGGAGCAGATCCAGAACGTCAGTATCCGGAGTTTTTACTTCCTGCTGTATCCGAATGGCTTTGGAAAGAAGGCTGATCCTTTTTATCTCCTCTTTTCTGAGAAAATTAATAAGCGATGTTGAAGCCGCTACAATGGCAATTACCAAAGTAGTCATAACTACAAAAATAATCCAGTTATTCAGTCTGGTGAGTATTGATTTTCTCAAAGTTATTTTATTTTAAAATATTCAGGATTTTCTGCAGTTCTGTACTTCCGCTACCCTGATAATTGTTGATAATAATCGAGAATACATATTTTTTGCCATCTTTAGCGGTATGATAACCGGCAAAAGATTTAGTGTCTCTCATCGTCCCGCTCTTCATTTTCATGCCATTGTCCTGCATGGGAAAACCATCGTAATAGGCATCAAACCATGACTGTTTTTTAGCATATAAAAGAGCCTGTACTTCTGCTTTCGCGGCAACGTAGTTCTGAGGGGAAAGTCCGCTTCCGTCTGCAAAATTGATCATATTTGGGTTGATTCCCTTTGATTTCCAGAATTCTTTCAGATAAGAAACTCCACTTTTAAAGCTGGGATCTTCTTTTTTCTCTTTTCCAAGGGTTTTAATTAAAGTTTCACCATAAAGATTGATACTTTTTCTTAGAAACCAATAAACAATTTTATCCAGAGATGGAGACTGATAAGTCAGAATGATATTGTTTTGGGGAGCTTTCAGAATCTGTTTACCTTCTATTTCAAGCTGTGAATTCGTCACTGCTTTTCCGGAAAGCTCAACTCCTGATTCCTTCAGCCACTGTTTCACCTCTGCAGCCAGCTGCAAAGGCGGGTTAGGAGTAGATCCGGAAACCGTTACAGCCTTTCCTCCCGGAAGCATTCCGTTAATCAGGGCGACATTAGAATGAGGGGCAGTGAAAATCAAACTCTGATCTGAGCTTCCTCCCGTTTTCAGGTCATTCAGCCATTGTACTCCTTCTAAAGGATAAGAAAATCCTTTAAAATCAGTCCCGTTCATGGTCATATCAAACTGGTTTTCTCTCCAGTTGATTCCCCAGACTCCTGCTCCATAATAATTTCCCAGATCATCCCACGGCCATCCTCCCGGAATAGTCTGATGATCAAAGTAAGAATCATCAATCACCAGATCGCCTGATATTTTTTTGATTCCTGAGCTTTTAAGAGCTTCTATAAATTTTTTTTTAAAATTTTCGGGTTTATAGCCCTCATAGCGCCAGCTTCCCAGTGTAGGATCACCATTGGAACGTATAAAAAGATTTCCATTTAAAGTTCCTCCTGACAACGTTCCGGAATATCCGGAAGTTGTGGTATAGGTATAATTCTTCCCTAGGGTTTCCAGAGCAGCGGCGGCTGTGAAAATTTTCTGGGTAGAGGCTGTCGAAAGCCCCTTATTCCCCTGATATTCATAGATAAAACTACCATTTTCATCAGCAACATAAAATGACAGGCCGGAAGAAACAGCGCCGGAAGAATCCATAAAATCTTTGGTTGCTTTATCCAGTTTCTGAGCAATATTCTGAGCAGAAACAACCTGTATACACAGGGTAAGGACTGCAAGTGTTTTTTTCATTACATTGTAGTTTGGTTCTTTACTTTACTGCTATTCTGAGGTTCTACTGATTACAGCAGTCTTTTTAGCATTGTAAAACTTTATCAAATATAGTTAAAAATGCATCTTTTCATATTCTCTGAGATCTGCATATCCAAAAAGGACCTGATGATCAGGAGATTTCTCGAATGACCGGTCATATCTAAAATATTTTTCATAATCATCTTCATCTATATAGATATCGATCTGACAGGCTTTTATATAATTTCCTTTATCACTATGGCTTTCCTGAGACATTTTAGAATTATCCCAGGACTCATTGTGGCAGCGAAGACACCATTTTTTGTGAATGGCTTTGTTCCCGCATATTTCACAGTATTCCAAATGCTCAAACAGTTCAGAAATATTCTTTTGCTGATCTTCCGGAAACAGATGAAGAGGAAGCATTTTCAAAAGAAGATAATAGTTAGGCTCCTGCCACGAAAAACTTTCCACTTTATCCTCTGCCACGGATCTATCCTCTTTATACAGCCATACTCTCTGAAGATCATAATCCACTTCAGCTCTAGCAATATCCCGAACATTAATAATGCTCTTTTTTCTGACTTTAATATTCAGGTCATCATCAAGCTCAATCATTGACTGGCGATCAAGATAATGATTCAGACATAAAGTGGTTTCCCCGGAATCAACAGTTCTTTTTTTTCCTTCGCTTCCACAGATCTCACAGGTTTCTGCAGATATAACCAGATATTTACCGGTAATATCTTTAATAATCCCGTTGAGTTCCGGATTTTCTGAGTAAGTATAACACCTTAATTCTCCAGACATTTCTTTTCCGAAGACATCTTTTTCAAGATTCCAGCCTCCTATGGCGAATTCAAATAACATCTGCCGGATGATTTCATTCCATCCGGTACTGTTAACTGAGAAATTTTTAAGATTACGCTCTATAAAACGGTCAATATCATCCTGTTTCATTACAATGAACTTCCGGATTCTATTTCATAAGGTTCTTTATCTTTTTCAAAGATTCTCGTCAGTTCACTCCCTTCAACGGTTATATTGTTCCCGGTTCTTCTGATCCAGTTTCCTTCTCTCAGCCCTATTACTTTATTTTCATTCTGAGTAAGGAATTCTTTAATACGCGTTTCTCTGGTTTCTCCGTTGTGCTTCAAATCCGGGTTTGGATCCAGGTAATGAGGATTGATATTGAACGGAACCAGCCCCATACATTCGAAGCTCGGCGGATATACGATCGGCATATCATTGGTTGTTTTCATATTCTGACCGCCAATATTGCTTCCTGCACTGCATCCAAGATATGCTTTTCCACCTGTTACATTTTCTTTTAAAACAGACATCAAACCTTCTTCATGTAAAGTTTTAACCAATAAAAAGGTATTTCCACCTCCTGTAAAGTAGCCTTTGGCCTGATTTACGGCTTCTGCTTTATCTTCAAACTCATGAAGTCCTTTTACCTTAATATTGATGGTTTCAAAAAATGAGCGGGCTTTTTTCGTGTACTCATCATGAGAAATACCTCCGGGTCTTGCAAAAGGAATAAACATAATTTCGTCAATTCCTGTGTATAACTGAATTAATTCTTCTCTTAAATATTCCAGATATTCTCCACCAAAAATGGTAGAAGTTGAGGCTAATATGATATTCATGCGGGGATTTTAAATTATATGTATTAAAAAATAATCGAATGACAAAGATAAACTCAAACATCAACGAATCAAAAATTAAACTAAAAAAAACATGAATCCCGTTAATATTTTCTAAAAAAACTTAAAGCTTCTAAAATTTAAGCCTTTCTGGAATTATTCTTGAATTTCAGAAACCAGAACTTTAAAATATAAGATTATGAAAATGGCTAAGATTAATATTAAAAATCTATTTTTAGGTTTAATACTTGTAGGAAGTGCAGGTTTTGTAAATGCACAGACTACTCAGTCGGATAGTACTGCAGTTGCCGCAACTGCAACAAGTCAGGCAGGTAATCCTGCTATAGAAGGGCTCAAAAAACAAATTGAGGCAAACCCAAAGGATACAGAATCACTGGCAAAACTGGCAGCTGCCTACCAGGAAGCTTCAGACTGGCCTAATGCAATTGATACCTGGAAAAAAATATCAGCTTTATTACCAGATTGGGCTCCGTCTTATTACAGTCAGGCCTATGCCTATCAATCTGCTAAAGATGACGCTAATGCAAAAATGGCTTATGAAAAATATATTGCTACTGTAAAGCCTGCTGAAGTAGAGCAAAATAAGAAGAATCTGGCCTATGCTTATTTTTATATTGCTTTTTCAGAACAGCAAAGTGACCGTGCTAAAGCAAAAGAGCATATTGCAAAATCATTACAGTATGACCCTACCAATCAGGACGCTTTAAAACTAAGTAAAGCTTTAAATTCATAAAAGGATATAAATCCAGAAATTTTAAACTGCCCTCACAAAGTGAAATACTTTTTGGGGGCAGTTCATTTTTTATAACCATGTCTTTGTGGCATTTCTAATAAAAACACTCAGCCAACCCCACAAAAAAGGTTACTATCTTACTGCATAGGCGAAAAAGCCTACAAAAAGTGGGAACAGATAAAGCTGGATTCCTACGGAATCTAAACATTGTATAATTCTAAAAAAACTTGAGTTCACTTTAGAAAGTGTAGTACCTTCCTGTATAAAGAAGTTCACTTCAGATGAAAATCAAAGATTTTCAAAAACTTATGTGTACTTTATATCAGCAAAGCCCGAAGCTTAAAATAACAAAAGTATTAAAAATATTTTGTCACTTTTAACTTTCTTGAATCTTCGGTTTGTGGTTAAATAAAACATATAAAATTAATCTAGCTTTTGGTATTATACAGCTTATTTTCCTACCTATTCTGAAGTGTCTCGACCTGGCTACACAAGTACCTACACCCCCTTGGGTAAGGGGGTAAAGCCCCTTCGGAAGTACCTAAAGACCGTTCATCAAGTACCTCCAGCCCCTTATGCAAGAGGGTAAAGACCCTTCGGAAGTACCTAAAGGCCGTTCACCAAGTACTTCGAGACTCTTCCACCAAGCCTGCAGACCTCTGGAAGGCCATTTACGCTTTTCACGCCTTCATTCGGCAGCAGAACATCTATATATCTATCAAACTTTTCCTGAAATCATTCAAACCTTATTTTAGGAGGCATTTTTTATAAAAATCCAGTATTTATACGTAATCATATCATTAAAATTTGAAATAGTTTTGTAAATCCAATTTCACAATATCATTGATATATCTTGTTTTACGTAAAAAATAATCGCATAGATATATTTATGATTGATTAAAAACTAATATACCAAAAACTAATAACTAAGGCATGAAAGTTAAACATTTTTATTCCCTGATCGTCCTATGTACGGCGGTCCCCATGGCGTATTCTCAGGTAGGAATCAACACCCCTACCCCGCACGCAACTTTGGATGTTGTGGCAAGTACAAACCCTAATGTGACGGATGGTATTTTACCTCCCAGAGTTTCTAAACAGCAATTGGCTGAAAAAGAATCCGGAATTTACGGAAGTGATCAGACAGGAGCAATTGTTTATATTACAGACGCTACTGCGCCCTCTGGATCAATACCGAGTATAGCGCGGGTTGGCAGTATTCACAATACAGGATATCACTACTTCACAGGATGGCAGTGGGTTCCTTTTTCCGTAAATCTTTACAATTCGGATGGAATTCTTTCGGAAAACAGAGTGGTGACACAAGATGCCAATACTTTAGCATTTACTTCTACTTCTGTCAATGGTTTTTCTGTGGACGGAACTACACTTTCTGTGGACGCTTCTAATCACAGAATTGGATTTGGAACAAGCTCACCCGAAACAAAATTTCATGTAGTTTCTACCACTCCGGGAGCAAACAGATATAATCTTATTGATGCTACCACCGGAGCAAGTCAATATGGAATTATGGCCTTAAGAAATACTTCGGCTTTGGCTTCAGGAAATTATTCTTTACTTGGCTTTACCAATAATGGACCCTCTGCGGGAGGTGCCAACTGGGTGTTGGGATCTATTCGTACCGGGGCAACGTTGACGAATGGTACAGAGGAAGATTTCTATATTGGAAATTCAATAGGCGGAATTTTAAATGAAAAAATGAGAATTAACCCTATCACAGGAAATATAGGTATAGGAACAACGGCTGCTACGAACAGACTTCATATAAATTCTAACAATCCTGTTAGACTGGAAGGACTACAGCCTTCTTCAGGCTCTACAGGAACTTTAACGGTGAACAATAAGGGTGTTGTACAACTACAAAACTCATCAAGCATAAGTGCCGTAAGAGGTACTGGCTCTGCAATCATCACGTTGAATAATACACTTACCAACACCGTAATTTCCACAAAAAATTTCGATAATCTGAATGAGCTTACGGGAAATACATTCACACCGGTTTCAACCGGGCTATATAAGATTGATTTTATAATTAATTATCCTCAAAGAACTGTGGATGAAGACAATGGGGATGGCTATTTAGGATATTCTAAAATCAGCTTAAACGGAGTTCAGCAGTCATTCACAAGCACCAAAGTAACTGTGCCGGAAGCATCCGGAACCCCATCATTTGTGACGTGCACGAATTCAACGGTATTAAAGATGAGTGCTGGTGAGATACTTTCATTTCAGGCACTCTCTTTCGGATCAACGGCAGATTCTTCAAATATTACAGCACCTTTTGCCATTAATGTAATTCGAATAGATTAATCATTTATTTGACTGAAAATAAACCGGGTAAAAATTCCCATTTACCTTTAGAGACAGGATTCTATCAACACAGATAAAAAGGACATTTGCGCTTCAGCAGATGTCCTTTTTTATTAAACACTCTTGTAATATAACATTTGTAAGTGAGGACATTCCCGTTATCACACGATTTGTACGGTGTGATTTTTATTTCAAAAGACTTTGATCTTAAACGTTTTATCCTTCATTAATTTTTTTCCCGAAAAAATCTGTTTCTCCGTGCAAATGGCGGATGATCTTTTCAATATTCCTTTCTCTGCCTGCTTCTGTTTTCAGGTTATTGATGTACCGGATAAGTTCATTCTTTCTGGATGGGATCAGGTTTTCAAAGTTTTTACCTGCAACTGAACTGGCTTTAATAGCTTCATCCAGTTTGGGGTGGATAGAAATGCTTCTGTCAGAATCATCATATTCCAATTCTACTTCAATGATCTCTCCTACTCTCTTCGGCGAATTTTTCAGCATTGTTGTATTGATGTACAATCTCCATTCTCCCAGATACTTCATAAGGTTCTGCCGGAATTCTTTTCCATT
This genomic window from Chryseobacterium sp. MEBOG06 contains:
- a CDS encoding sensor histidine kinase; this translates as MRKSILTRLNNWIIFVVMTTLVIAIVAASTSLINFLRKEEIKRISLLSKAIRIQQEVKTPDTDVLDLLPDILNINNTIPFIVTDKYKNPILDLGYYRNIPESTIKNPEELNDLIRNMEKNYDPIEIKVPDGNNQFVYYDNSKLLNNLRYSPYILGLFILLYFGFSFWFFRTIKKTDEGYLWAGLAKETAHQIGTPLSSMIGWMEIMKLDNPESEGVHEIEKDIERLRTISERFSKIGSIPELNDMNLNETIQENYDYLKTRISRKIDFTLHLPSYPLLVPHNKILMSWVIENLVKNAVDAMKGEGAITMSVFERNKNILVEVKDNGSGMTKQQARNAFNPGYSTKKRGWGLGLSLARRVIHEYHNGDIKISQTEIGKGSTFRITIKKG
- the dacB gene encoding D-alanyl-D-alanine carboxypeptidase/D-alanyl-D-alanine-endopeptidase; the protein is MKKTLAVLTLCIQVVSAQNIAQKLDKATKDFMDSSGAVSSGLSFYVADENGSFIYEYQGNKGLSTASTQKIFTAAAALETLGKNYTYTTTSGYSGTLSGGTLNGNLFIRSNGDPTLGSWRYEGYKPENFKKKFIEALKSSGIKKISGDLVIDDSYFDHQTIPGGWPWDDLGNYYGAGVWGINWRENQFDMTMNGTDFKGFSYPLEGVQWLNDLKTGGSSDQSLIFTAPHSNVALINGMLPGGKAVTVSGSTPNPPLQLAAEVKQWLKESGVELSGKAVTNSQLEIEGKQILKAPQNNIILTYQSPSLDKIVYWFLRKSINLYGETLIKTLGKEKKEDPSFKSGVSYLKEFWKSKGINPNMINFADGSGLSPQNYVAAKAEVQALLYAKKQSWFDAYYDGFPMQDNGMKMKSGTMRDTKSFAGYHTAKDGKKYVFSIIINNYQGSGSTELQKILNILK
- the pepE gene encoding dipeptidase PepE; translated protein: MNIILASTSTIFGGEYLEYLREELIQLYTGIDEIMFIPFARPGGISHDEYTKKARSFFETINIKVKGLHEFEDKAEAVNQAKGYFTGGGNTFLLVKTLHEEGLMSVLKENVTGGKAYLGCSAGSNIGGQNMKTTNDMPIVYPPSFECMGLVPFNINPHYLDPNPDLKHNGETRETRIKEFLTQNENKVIGLREGNWIRRTGNNITVEGSELTRIFEKDKEPYEIESGSSL
- a CDS encoding tetratricopeptide repeat protein, whose translation is MAKINIKNLFLGLILVGSAGFVNAQTTQSDSTAVAATATSQAGNPAIEGLKKQIEANPKDTESLAKLAAAYQEASDWPNAIDTWKKISALLPDWAPSYYSQAYAYQSAKDDANAKMAYEKYIATVKPAEVEQNKKNLAYAYFYIAFSEQQSDRAKAKEHIAKSLQYDPTNQDALKLSKALNS
- a CDS encoding YdeI/OmpD-associated family protein, encoding MKTNTFSTTLEIIGINPFVFVPEEILNVIFENSEKSKSPIPVKGSVNGKEFRQNLMKYLGEWRLYINTTMLKNSPKRVGEIIEVELEYDDSDRSISIHPKLDEAIKASSVAGKNFENLIPSRKNELIRYINNLKTEAGRERNIEKIIRHLHGETDFFGKKINEG